Proteins co-encoded in one Pyxidicoccus xibeiensis genomic window:
- a CDS encoding DUF3375 domain-containing protein, protein MDFSTVDALRQKHPAWRLLVADHAPLIVSFLHGSFLEANARALPQRELVLRLEDHLHTLRERLGEDAFPRAAASYLEDWSADGRGWLRRFYPPDTDEPHYDLTSSAERAIRWLSQLTERSFVGTESRLLTVFNLLEQMTEGTEVDPRARLAELERRKAEIEAEMAHVRAGNLELMDEAALKDRFQQMADTARGLLSDFRELEHGFRELDRVVRERIATWEGTQGELLEKVLGEHDAISGSDQGRSFRAFWDFLMSPERQEALTRKLERVFALPAVQALQPDPRLLRIHFDWLETGEHTQRTVARLSEQLRRYLDDRAWLENRRIMQLLRGVEQHALAVRAQPPGRAFMEIDEPAPSVELPLERPLFSPPPRLRMADSLVLDGSDDVPADALFSQAFIDKEQLRENVRHALQAREQVSLAELLREAPLQHGLAELVAYLDLAAEDRNAHFEEARTQTLLWTDARGHTRQITLPLVLFHR, encoded by the coding sequence ATGGATTTCTCCACAGTCGATGCGCTGCGCCAGAAGCACCCTGCCTGGAGGCTGCTGGTCGCAGACCATGCGCCGCTCATCGTCAGCTTCCTGCACGGCAGCTTCCTGGAGGCCAACGCGCGGGCCCTGCCCCAGCGGGAGCTGGTGCTGCGGCTGGAGGACCACCTGCACACGCTGCGCGAGCGGCTGGGCGAGGACGCCTTCCCGCGCGCCGCCGCGTCGTACCTCGAGGACTGGTCGGCGGACGGGCGGGGCTGGCTGCGCCGCTTCTACCCGCCGGACACGGACGAGCCCCACTACGACCTGACCTCCTCGGCCGAGCGCGCCATCCGCTGGCTCTCGCAGCTCACCGAGCGCTCCTTCGTGGGCACCGAGTCGCGGCTGCTCACCGTCTTCAACCTGCTGGAGCAGATGACGGAGGGCACCGAGGTCGACCCGCGGGCACGGCTCGCGGAGCTGGAGCGGCGCAAGGCCGAAATCGAGGCGGAGATGGCGCACGTGCGCGCCGGCAACCTGGAGCTGATGGACGAGGCCGCCCTCAAGGACCGCTTCCAGCAGATGGCCGACACCGCGCGCGGCCTGCTGTCCGACTTCCGCGAGCTGGAGCACGGCTTCCGCGAGCTCGACAGGGTGGTGCGCGAGCGCATCGCCACCTGGGAGGGCACCCAGGGCGAGCTGCTGGAGAAGGTGCTCGGCGAGCATGACGCCATCAGCGGCTCGGACCAGGGCCGCAGCTTCCGCGCCTTCTGGGACTTCCTCATGTCCCCCGAGCGCCAGGAGGCCCTGACGCGCAAGCTGGAGCGCGTCTTCGCCCTCCCGGCCGTGCAGGCGCTCCAGCCGGACCCGCGCCTGCTGCGCATCCACTTCGACTGGCTCGAGACTGGCGAGCACACCCAGCGGACCGTGGCCCGGCTGTCCGAGCAGCTCCGGCGCTACCTGGACGACCGGGCGTGGCTGGAGAACCGCCGCATCATGCAGCTGCTGCGCGGGGTGGAGCAGCACGCGCTCGCCGTGCGCGCCCAGCCTCCCGGGCGGGCGTTCATGGAAATCGACGAGCCCGCGCCCTCGGTGGAGCTGCCCCTGGAGCGGCCCCTGTTCTCCCCCCCGCCCCGGCTGCGCATGGCGGACTCGCTGGTGCTGGACGGCAGCGACGACGTCCCCGCGGATGCCCTGTTCTCCCAGGCGTTCATCGACAAGGAGCAGCTGCGGGAGAACGTCCGCCACGCGCTCCAGGCCCGCGAGCAGGTGTCGCTCGCGGAGCTGCTGAGAGAAGCCCCGCTCCAGCACGGCCTCGCCGAGCTGGTGGCCTACCTCGACCTCGCGGCCGAGGACCGCAACGCCCACTTCGAGGAGGCGCGCACGCAGACGCTGCTCTGGACGGATGCGCGCGGCCACACCCGGCAAATCACCCTTCCCCTGGTCCTCTTCCACCGATGA
- a CDS encoding DUF4190 domain-containing protein, translating into MSVEVSPGALPRCGVHPEELAAATCQRCGGFICTACSTWVMGTLYCAVCAARPEVNYLEDFRRKYWGKRDSGAWLVGAGSLALVFLAVMTALGLKRVDAALALLAAAGVGVAFFLGMRWARALLLVMPAACVGFVIAPDNGIAGLGAVFILFVFALQLFLDTRSRLFFQVDVSEKALRRLWELRVNNPLARHAASLGFSSLFMPLFAPLAIILGVIALRRVDPQARPPIGRRGQALTGIVLGVASVLAWVLFLGPVVWTMLAGMTRL; encoded by the coding sequence ATGTCCGTCGAAGTGTCACCCGGCGCCCTGCCCCGCTGCGGCGTCCATCCCGAGGAGCTCGCGGCCGCCACCTGCCAGCGCTGCGGCGGGTTCATCTGCACCGCGTGCAGCACCTGGGTGATGGGGACGCTGTACTGCGCCGTGTGCGCGGCCCGGCCGGAGGTGAACTACCTGGAGGACTTCCGCCGGAAGTACTGGGGGAAGCGGGACTCGGGGGCGTGGCTCGTCGGCGCCGGCTCGCTGGCGCTGGTGTTTCTCGCGGTGATGACGGCGCTCGGGCTGAAGCGGGTGGATGCCGCGCTGGCGCTGCTGGCCGCCGCCGGGGTGGGAGTTGCCTTCTTCCTGGGCATGCGGTGGGCGCGAGCCCTGCTGCTCGTCATGCCCGCCGCCTGTGTGGGGTTCGTCATCGCACCCGACAACGGCATCGCCGGGCTGGGCGCGGTCTTCATCCTCTTCGTCTTCGCGCTGCAGCTCTTCCTGGACACGCGCAGCCGGCTCTTCTTCCAGGTGGACGTCTCCGAGAAGGCCCTGCGCCGCCTGTGGGAGCTCCGCGTCAACAACCCGCTGGCGCGGCACGCGGCCTCACTGGGCTTCAGCTCGCTGTTCATGCCGCTGTTCGCCCCTCTGGCCATCATCCTCGGCGTCATCGCCCTGCGGCGCGTGGACCCGCAGGCACGGCCTCCCATCGGCCGGCGGGGGCAGGCGCTGACGGGCATCGTGCTCGGCGTGGCTTCGGTGCTTGCCTGGGTGCTGTTCCTCGGGCCCGTGGTCTGGACGATGCTCGCTGGGATGACGCGGCTCTGA
- a CDS encoding right-handed parallel beta-helix repeat-containing protein → MRRMTVPTKTCWTLLLLLAATPAVAQQPPAPDTDDGIGAQVRPDLSFAELKPRRVFHVAITGNDGNPGTEQRPWRTVRNAVTRLRPGDAVLVHEGTYVERVDIGGAARDGLPDAPIQLLAAPGERPVLRGGDGKTTPMLRIARSYWVVDGLDIQAAGSQAHGIRFQGARHVVVRNSEVSGGTGPAAVTFYGGAADIGFLRNLVHDYRWGASKDSHGLLVQPDTARILIQGNEAWSNGGDSFQCQGPDTTPGTSIPVDITVEGNRFHEDRENAVDIKTCERVTIRNNKFFGYRPATTAPQGAAMVVHYSARRILIEGNRVWDSGRGLSLGGNMVLKEPVTDVIVRRNIVFNGTTDKGGSGDGLRVGTSRRVRLYHNTLAFLPVGGIKLGDGDHGPAHALRVQGNIIYSAPRALEVRSSGVRDFVSDRNLAFRPGGDIVFRWDGKDSSLAGWKQRSGQDVQSRVADPLFVRDPVRQDFFTQVGSPARNAGDPRLPGNGTFCGAAPDLGFLESCTGEPPPSVSRARARTPAPSGRAVPGRRQPGTR, encoded by the coding sequence ATGCGACGCATGACCGTGCCCACGAAGACCTGTTGGACGCTGCTCCTCCTGCTCGCGGCCACTCCGGCCGTGGCCCAGCAGCCACCCGCGCCCGACACCGACGACGGCATCGGCGCTCAGGTACGGCCGGACCTGTCATTCGCTGAGCTGAAGCCCCGCCGTGTCTTCCATGTCGCCATCACGGGCAACGACGGCAACCCCGGCACGGAGCAGCGGCCATGGCGCACGGTGCGCAACGCCGTCACCCGGCTGCGTCCAGGGGATGCCGTCCTCGTCCACGAAGGCACGTATGTGGAGCGCGTGGACATTGGCGGCGCCGCGCGCGACGGGCTGCCGGACGCGCCCATCCAGCTGCTCGCCGCCCCCGGCGAGCGGCCCGTGCTGCGCGGAGGGGACGGGAAGACCACGCCCATGCTGCGCATCGCGCGCAGCTACTGGGTGGTGGATGGCCTCGACATCCAGGCGGCGGGCTCGCAGGCGCACGGCATCCGGTTCCAGGGTGCGCGCCACGTCGTCGTGCGCAACAGCGAGGTCTCCGGCGGCACGGGCCCGGCCGCGGTGACGTTCTACGGCGGTGCGGCGGACATCGGCTTCCTGCGCAACCTGGTGCACGACTACCGGTGGGGTGCGTCGAAGGACAGCCACGGCCTGCTGGTGCAGCCGGACACGGCCCGCATCCTCATCCAGGGCAACGAGGCGTGGAGCAACGGCGGTGACTCGTTCCAGTGCCAGGGCCCGGACACCACGCCGGGCACGTCCATCCCCGTGGACATCACCGTGGAGGGCAACCGCTTCCACGAGGACCGGGAGAACGCCGTCGACATCAAGACGTGCGAGCGCGTCACCATCCGCAACAACAAGTTCTTCGGCTACCGCCCGGCCACCACCGCTCCGCAGGGCGCGGCCATGGTGGTGCACTACTCCGCGCGCCGCATCCTCATCGAGGGCAACCGCGTCTGGGACAGCGGGCGGGGGCTGTCGCTCGGGGGGAACATGGTGCTGAAGGAACCCGTCACGGACGTCATCGTCCGCCGCAACATCGTGTTCAACGGCACCACGGACAAGGGCGGCAGCGGTGACGGGCTGCGCGTGGGCACCAGCCGGCGCGTGCGGCTGTACCACAACACGCTGGCCTTCCTTCCCGTGGGTGGCATCAAGCTGGGCGACGGTGACCACGGCCCGGCGCACGCGCTGCGGGTGCAGGGAAACATCATCTACTCGGCGCCGCGAGCGCTCGAGGTGCGCTCGTCGGGCGTGAGGGACTTCGTGTCGGACCGCAACCTGGCCTTCCGGCCGGGCGGTGACATCGTCTTCCGGTGGGATGGGAAGGATAGCTCGCTGGCGGGCTGGAAGCAGCGCAGCGGGCAGGACGTGCAGAGCCGCGTCGCCGACCCGCTCTTCGTACGGGACCCGGTACGGCAGGACTTCTTCACGCAGGTGGGCTCACCCGCGCGCAACGCCGGAGACCCGAGGCTGCCGGGCAACGGGACGTTCTGCGGCGCGGCACCCGACCTGGGCTTCCTGGAGTCCTGCACGGGCGAGCCGCCGCCCTCCGTGTCCCGGGCCCGTGCGCGCACGCCCGCGCCCTCGGGACGTGCTGTGCCGGGGAGGCGGCAGCCCGGGACGCGGTGA
- a CDS encoding DUF4382 domain-containing protein, giving the protein MTARLPAFSGTLLSTLALGLSACGGDGASLRFTANERAVSTSSAWINAAAESPPVPSTVFQSSDGTAFTLTQARIHLRDIRLDLPKGTKCGEVSGLLEGAECKGGDSSGTIQVPGPIVVDLLTGTTTPDLSGLRIPAGNYKRIDFRLEEAKSDEVGATEPLLGYSFLARADFTQDGVARKLEMLFKFSEDARFESSTGVDVPEGGSLVAFLKPQVWLEGLPLGECIQDGDVEVANDTVRIDGKSGGKCSDAESTVKSNIKRSGDLRKSDEG; this is encoded by the coding sequence ATGACTGCTCGTCTTCCCGCCTTCAGCGGCACCCTTCTGTCTACCCTCGCGCTCGGCCTGTCTGCCTGTGGTGGTGACGGCGCCAGCCTGCGCTTCACGGCGAACGAGCGCGCGGTGAGCACCTCCAGTGCGTGGATCAACGCCGCGGCCGAGTCGCCCCCGGTGCCCTCCACCGTGTTCCAGTCGAGCGATGGCACCGCCTTCACGCTCACCCAGGCACGCATCCACCTGCGCGACATCCGCCTGGACCTGCCCAAGGGCACGAAGTGCGGAGAGGTCAGCGGCCTGCTCGAGGGCGCCGAGTGCAAGGGCGGCGACAGCTCGGGAACCATCCAGGTGCCGGGCCCCATCGTGGTGGACCTGCTGACGGGCACGACGACTCCGGACCTGTCCGGGCTGCGCATCCCCGCGGGCAACTACAAGCGCATCGACTTCCGGCTGGAGGAGGCGAAGTCCGACGAGGTGGGCGCCACCGAGCCTCTGCTGGGCTACAGCTTCCTGGCGCGCGCGGACTTCACCCAGGACGGCGTGGCGCGGAAGCTGGAGATGCTCTTCAAGTTCAGCGAGGACGCGCGCTTCGAGTCCTCCACCGGTGTGGACGTGCCGGAGGGTGGCTCGCTCGTGGCGTTCCTCAAGCCGCAGGTGTGGCTGGAGGGGCTGCCCCTGGGTGAGTGCATCCAGGACGGCGACGTCGAGGTGGCCAACGACACGGTCCGCATCGACGGCAAGTCCGGCGGCAAGTGCAGCGACGCGGAGAGCACCGTGAAGAGCAACATCAAGCGCAGCGGCGACCTGCGGAAGTCCGACGAGGGCTGA
- a CDS encoding secretin and TonB N-terminal domain-containing protein has product MSRIRAAVLALALLGAPTLAASPKSEGPRVTLDIVKADLHDVLRMLADMRHLNLVVDEDVQGTVTLKLRNVPWRQALETVLASHGLGREQQGEVMRVAPLRKLQEEATLRTALKKAREEEAPLRTYFIPVSHARAADLLPHVQAQLSPRGRVSVDARTNTLIVTDVEPVSLPSPK; this is encoded by the coding sequence ATGTCCCGTATCCGAGCCGCCGTGCTCGCGCTGGCGCTGCTGGGTGCGCCCACGCTCGCCGCGTCGCCGAAGTCCGAGGGCCCGCGCGTGACGCTCGACATCGTGAAGGCGGACCTCCACGACGTGCTGCGCATGCTCGCGGACATGCGCCACCTGAACCTGGTGGTGGATGAAGACGTCCAGGGCACGGTGACGCTGAAGCTGCGCAACGTGCCCTGGCGGCAGGCGCTGGAGACGGTGCTCGCCTCCCATGGACTGGGCCGTGAGCAGCAGGGCGAGGTGATGCGGGTGGCGCCGCTGCGCAAGCTCCAGGAAGAGGCGACCCTGCGCACGGCGCTGAAGAAGGCGCGCGAGGAGGAAGCACCCCTGCGGACGTACTTCATCCCCGTGAGCCACGCGCGCGCGGCGGACCTGCTGCCACACGTGCAGGCCCAGCTCTCCCCGCGCGGACGCGTCAGCGTGGATGCACGCACCAACACGCTCATCGTCACCGACGTGGAGCCGGTGAGCCTGCCCTCTCCGAAGTGA